The segment GGATTTCCAAAAATACTGTGAATCAATAGACACATCTGtgaaaaaatgattaaattattttattctactagtagtataatatttgaaactatttcatatatgtgcctataaaataaatattgtataacaactaaaactgcttgtttaaatgaaatgtataattacagatataagtaataatgacgaacaaaaaaaaactataattcttactctaattaattgtttttcgaGAGAGTACTtctattagtttatttattccttCGATAAatccttataaaatttaggtAAGACCAACCTAAAATGCGAACGAATTTCAAATCGTTTAcacgttttattgttttttttttaatgactatattgtaattgtttcctttaaatgattgttatttaatttagaactTAGTTTTATCAAACGTAAACAATTTGATGAAatagatatgttttataaatattgttttaggttaacaataaattgacaaaaaattgCCTTAATAGAAATAACAACAGAAGCATGTAAGGTGGCAACACTAGTCAACGCGAtacaatagaattattattccaTTTCCGCATATACGTAGATACCTATTTACCTACAATAGCAAACGTCAAAATGGTATTTGCTATTGTTAGTCattcatatttcttttacgCAGAAACCATTGTGTATGAATTCTAACCTcctttgtagttttttatactatttaagtTCTTAATATATACCATCATATTACTAAAGGTTAATCTATATTCTCAAAAATATCAGAGatgcaataaataattctataatttctCTAACTATtggatagattttttaaaatataatatttgtattttataagtatatctttatatctttcattataaatgacttatttaaataaaatattgctttcaTAATACGTTAATGAATAAGATTGCTAAAGGAAATTTAGGTTCTAGGGCTGATATTTACATGGccttaaaatatgaaatatcatatgtattaaataactaaGTTTTCAAagtaacatttcaaataactcatgattgaaatatttatgtaaaatataggcattgttttataaataagccAGGTACTAGGTAGGAactacttaaaaatttaagagatcatgaagcaaataaaacaaattttattaaaattatagttattaatcTATGCATTTGCACACACACACCTGTGCCAATGGAATGAATAAAATCcctttactaatattttaaccatATCCTCAATGTAACAATGATGATATGATTTTAAAGtacatgtacataaaatataaataattaaggcGGTTTTATTGCAATGATCTAAAATGTtacatgaatttttatttcagactaTAAATTTGCATGTTGAATATTCATTGAATACACTATATCTAAACCTTTGCAGATATTCCGTCACATTTTAGTATTAACTAAATAGTATTGTAATAGAATGTGAGGTTCGAGTATAAACCcataaattaagattaaaagtttattgatCTACTGGTGGGCACATTGAACTCCTGGTCCTGCATGCACATGCTCCTCATCGTCACTAGCATAAGCCTCTTCCCTTGACCTACTCTTCTCACTAGCTGTATACTCCATCATATTGACTTCTTCAACATCATCTCCAGTTGGCATCACAAATGCTGGTCTAGGAGGTAGAATACTTTCAATTTTCTTCAACTGCTCCTCATTAGCAAAATGATTATCTGGGAAGGTCACATCAAACTTAATGTATAGATTACCCTTCTCAAATGGATTTTTGTGTTGAGGCATCCCTTCGCCTTGAATTCCTTTTAAGTCTCCAGGTTTGATTACCTCTCCTGGTAAATGTCTTACTAGTAAATCCCGTCCATCTAAATGTTTAACAACAAATTCAAAGCCACAGAGTGCCTCTGTGAGAGTTATTTCTCGAACCATCAGGAGATCATCTCCAGTCCTCTTAAAAACATCATGAGGTTTTTGTTGCAATACAATAATCACATCACCTGGCTGAGTGTCAGGCATTTGGTCTCCTTCACCCCTGAAGAAAATTTTTTGGTTCTCGCGCATTCCCTTTTCAACATGCActtctaaaatttttgtctCATTTAAGACTTTCTTGCCCTTACATTTAGGACATTTGTCCTTTTCATTAATAGTTTCTCCTTGTCCTTGGCAAGCAGGACAACGGGTTTGGCATTGACGGGTCATGTTAGCACCTATTTGCTGATACCACACTTTGATACCCTGACCGTGACACTCTTTACATGGTATCACTGATCCAGGTTTCCCACCTTCACCTTTGCATGGAccacatataacatttttactaaGTTGCAATTTGGTTGTTTTACCAACATACATGTCCTCTAGAGTCACTTTAAGGGGATGGATAGTATCTTCTCCTCGCGCGCGTCCCCTGCCTCGCCCACTGCCCCCCATACCAAAAATGTCCCCAAAAATATGTCCAAACAAATCTTCGCCGGGAAAACCACCACCTTGGCCACCCTCTTGTAACCCTTTCAATCCATATTTATCGTAAGTTTGGCGTTTTTTGGGATCTGATAAAACTTCGTAAGCATAGCTTATTTCCTTAAATCTATCTCCAGCTGCCGGGTTCTTATCGGGATGAAATTCTTTAGCAAGTTTGTGGTAATTCTGCAATTTAACGAAAggaaatgtattgaaataagaggttacaataattaaatcatgGTTTGAAAAACGAGCATAGCGTGCTTGACAAAGGATatgttagttattataatggtacatgcattattattatgtagaaCTTACTCTTTTGATTTCTGAGTCACTTGCACTTCTTGAAACACCTAATATttcgtataatttattatcagccattttataatagaatatagcTATGAAAAGGGAGTAACTCTATCGCAGCTGATGAAATACGAAAAGAAAGAACAAAATTTGCTATTCGTTACAGATAACGAATGTAatgtagaatataaatatataaatcttttttttaatagtgtttaccgtctacaaaaatattagaggtcatttagaaattattaggatttataaaattattatatatattttattaatttgccGACTAttaccaaatattaaataaagaaaggtcgtgtaaaaataaaattttctacattTGAAACTTACATCTTACAACCTGAATTCGTCTTATTCTAAAAaactaagttatttatttgttttgataatttttttggggttataattattgtatatttatctcaaaactttttaatatagctatagtattttttatttgcaaacaGAATTTAAAACGGCTTCgctaataaaacaatatcccaactttataaaatctagtctctaattttttttaaaaaactgttgCAAGTGTTACCaacaaagtatataaaagttcaatttatcgtttatataattattgtccAGCTTGgtaggaaatatataattaaaaatagactgagaatggtttttttaaatctttttggtcaaataaaaaaaaacatatttataaaaactaagttataattagaacaacaagaaatattattttttatttattaaatatattttattggtataTAGTGTAATCCaagatattattgaaaaattaaacagttGTGATCATCGTTTTAGATGATCTAAATAATAGATAGACTAATTACATcgcattaatttgtttttggttGTACCTAGAATTTTTCAACTTTATGCCATCTGGTTCAACATTGAACGTCCTATAACTGAAAAGTATGAATATTAGTAAAAAGattgagaataaaataatgtttaaaaataaattttttctttacttattattccaacattttaagattttaagaaGGTTGaaagctaaaaaaaaatcggttcTTCAAGAGAGCCACAAATCGTGAACGataagttttacaaaaaatatacttacatatatagaaaatacaaGATGCGACAGTTTATTCTCTACACTAATGAAttctttatgttttgttataaaaataatagtttcaaaGGTATCAGCCAATAATTTCCTTTAAGAGGGTGCCGGATCTGTCAGCATTGTATTACGGGCGGTAGGAATAAGACATAAAAAATTGATCAGAAAGTttcaataaactaaaaatggTCGGtcgataaaatgaaaatttgtagatagtaaataaaatcaccTGTATTTTCGAGCCCTGTACATTCATTGGATACAATGTTGTAGGTATCTATATGACATGGAATAAAATAGAACCTTAAGACTTAAAGTGGATGGCAGTATTAAAGCCGCTTAATAGTGCGCGGGTGATATTGCTATTTCTGtgcataaaaagtaaaaaataaaccaaataagTGAAATTTAGTGATTGAACTGAagaatttaattgttacaataataGAGTTActaacaaaacatataattttattctattaaatactaaataataaaaattaaatgctttgaaaataattatattaattattacacaatgtaaactataaaataatcatgaatacataaatctttatattttctcacGAATATACCCATGAAAAAGTACTTATGGCTTATTGTTGACTGTTGCgtaaattcctttttaaaaccTAGGATTCCTTGAATATTTCGAAGTAATCAACCATAttcttatatgtatgtttaaataaaaactatgtatagttttatatttgatttgttatttgagccctttttattttgttttacttatacTTATACTTTTGATTCAGAAAAGATAACAAGCACAATTTAAACCGGAAAGAAACTCAATATATGCTGTATATTTACCTactgcatttatttttaataatactcgCTGTTACTTCAAAACTATAGcgttttatatagataacatATAAAAGCAGATTGTACCTACGGTTTCATTGACAaagtaacttttataattgttttgttaagaAGGACTATTCCATTTATCTCTCGAGCTTTCAAGTTTTTTACCTGTAAAAATGAACTACGTTTCCTGTATTATTAACGACAATTCAGATAATAACACtttatcgttttattatataaaataaccatTTATCGTTAGATACAAATGAGCGATGGCAATGTAttgttagttaattttttttacataattcttacaaataattatattttgtgtacCTGCTGCATATTGGTTAACGTCAGCTAgctatcattttttttattgtcccCAGGCCTTCGTTACGCTGTATTACACAACGCAATAGCATACCACACCtcataacaaaatttctaCTGTCACCATACATGTAGGAACTCAAACATTTGCTTTGTCATATGGCGCATTAGAGTTCGACGTTCCTCCGTGAATATTTATGACATCTGTGAAAGTTTCGCCCCAGAGCACATTCGACGAATCTGAAGAAACTTAGGAAATGCATTTCAACAATGTAATTTAGCATATATTCTGAAAAAATACGTTAATGCTTTTATTTAGAGCATTAAAGATATACTATTGTGTGAATGACTGattattattgctaacaaTATCTTCTTAGCAACTCACTTCAATATCACCtgcattatttttacatagtCTGTATATGTTTATGCTAACTTCTCTACATTGTGCAGAAAAAGTTTTCATACGCActgattcttaaaaaataattatcatgtGCATACTCTAACCCTCCGGTATGTAAGTAAGGTTTAATGACATGCACCTTTTGTGCTAGTGGCCTCCACAATTTGCAATACAACTATTTAGGTTGCACCTGACATGATGGATCTATATAATTACGAAACAATATGATGCTAAAAGTGCCCTATATACAAACGAACAATTCGAGTATTATGACTGAATAATCGAGGTTGCATGGAGCTTTAATACGACCATCACGGCGattctttttgtattattgtGAACGACCTCGATTTTagtttaactattttttattctgagtttacaattttattataccatGTAAAATGTAagcaatatgtttatttattatataatcttaatcactttttcattatagaatttatacaatataccATTTAAGAAAGATACATTCTAGTTTTCGCAAAGCTCGCAATTAAACTTGGATACCTACATATTGCAATAATCGTACATAAGATTCCTTTCACAacttaatatatcaaatagcGCCAAATTATATCAGATGATTGTATCTTGCATTCGCTGACCTATTACGCGATGTTGTGTTCTacgtgtttattaataaagtatagcCATCAGTGTGTGCTcttgttttacaatattttcgtTTATGGCTATTATTAATCCTTGTACATacctaatttaaaagtatcttGTCTTCCATTGCAAAAGATGATAGTTTAGAGTTGTAATTGTCTGACTCTTGATAAATGTTGCCAACCTTCAATTTCttgatatttatctttaacaattttaattcggTTATTCCTAGTGTGATTGATGtttacaaaacttaaaaaaaatcttaagaaaAACTAAACTACCTTACATTGTTGATTTGATTAAGCTTCCTGTAGGTCCCTAGTCAGTAGATTACAATTAGACATCCTTAAATGTTAATACTGagatatacaatatacataagtattattatgttatgcaTCTGCTTAACGACTTGCTAATTTTGTAGAAAGTGGAAGTTGCATCACAATCAACAACACTAAAATTTTGCTTGAAGACAAGGAATgccaaaacattttaaatgcattaaatatgttaatttcatAACCATCACTGAAAGTTGCATAATTATTCGCATCAGAATGGCAaaaggtttatattaaaaactatgtaatatatttatttgcactttataattttactattccCCACTGATAAATAGTGAAATTTGTGAGTAGTTAcattatttagattaaaataaggGTTTCGTTCGTTTGCCACTCAAAAAAAGTGCCTGCCTACTTCGTTGTACAGTTTTGTTTGAGTTTGAATTTTTTCCTAATTTATGAGAAATCTCCTTTTACGTTTGCTTAAGTTTATTACTTATGTTTgattaaagcaaaataaattataagaaaactcTATAAATTTCTTAGAGAGGATAAAATAGATACATCTTTTGTTTGCATTTTTAGACGGTTTggattattttacttatctgAGTTAGACAGAGAAATTATTGGAAATAAATGGAAGGCCTAAAGTCATTTTATTCTTGCTTCAGTCTCAAACCTCATGAACTAGTTTTACAATATCGATGAACAAAGTGTGGCCTCAAGACATAAGAAAGAACTAAAGTTGCTGTCAAAGGTTAAAACTGTTATCGGGCTaaaggatttaatttttttatttatttacctttatttttttaatacatctatttataaagataactcACACTCAATCGtatcttttattactttctatTCGGTAGAAACTCCAGACTGAACGAttgatgtataatattaattgcaatacgttgtattttaaagtcttatttcatatttattattccctCATAATATGGTTATAGGCTTGATAAAACATATGGGTATGTCTATGTATGACGTAAGGTTTACAAACGGTGGAACCGTTGTGTATATTAACCAAATATACCAAAAAATTTGTGGGACAAGAGAAAACgcagtataaaaaaaagtaaaaactctTCAGTATACGTTAAGTTCTTGAATCATTAAGCAGCTCTTTGTATGTAAATTGgggaaataaaagatttaaaataataaccatTCACCtggtttataattaatttaattagacaTTGAACCAGTTACGGGAAATAGCTAGAATAAAATGatgaattatcattaaaaatcttgaataattgaaattgtttaaaacttagtagtatctataaataagtaaatatcaaaactctcatttataagtaatttattattcttagcACGAATACTTTTACCGCATACTAATCAAAATGTCTGcctcaaaattaaaatttacacaaataatCAGAAGCCAAAATATAATAggaacttaatatttaaataaaaaatattttttatgaagattatttaattcaaaacgtTACAATATGTCTGGCTGTAGATATGCAATTTACCAATTATCTAATATATCAGAATAAATCAGAATATAAGATACAAATCGAAGAAGAAGTCGTTAGTATAAAATCGTTAAATCGATGGTTGACTTTCACTTGCTAAGATCTCAGGTTATGTCAAGTAATAACCATCTCGAAATATCGCGTACTACTTGATGACTGACACCAGTCTCGATTGAGTCACAACGtaaataacaaagttatactaagtatttatttaatttgtacacCAAAACTCAACTTATAACTCTCCCCTATAACCCCGTTATGCTAACAGAATTAATCAAACATTAGCTTGTCGATGTAATAATTCGTAAGTGTTTAATAGCTATTACATTCTTAATGTtatcatattatgtaatacaaatttcaaatatacgtatactacctatatttttttgcagaaAAGGTAAGAGGTGAGCTCTTTCATTTATAACCTCAAAATTTAtctttctctttttttattgtatgatacagaattcaataaaatctttataaaatttttatgtttataatttcgcTGTCGCGTATATACGTGATACTCTTTGGCATCTCATTAGGCAGATTTTCTATTGTCTATTATATCACTATTTGATATGATCACAATGACAATCtgatttcatttttttgttgaaaaatttacTAGATTAGATCACTTAGATTTGTTCAAAGCAAAaccaaacaataataatttatagcgtttactaactttttattaactcTTGTCGCAAAATCTATCCAAattgaaagttataaataagctAGAAATTAGAATCTCTACACATACCAAATGTATtgcagaatatataaaaatgtgtttaaaataccagtcaaatcaaaatatttttttttttttggtgataTAAGAACGATTAGACGActtgtatgttaatattttttaatttctatatttttgtattagacGTCACATTTCGTTCTACTTATGACGTTACGTTAAGCAATTTCGATTTtccctttaaataatttgcaatttatatttatgttttaatttaaattaaaagaaacctTATAAAAAccgtttcaaaaaaaatattcatttaaaaaaaaacggaaaTTTTCTATTATCCGTATACTATGTTGCTATTCCAGTTACCTTAactgttaacaaaataaattttgatacacAACgctaagaattattttatgcattatatttaacgcgaataaattgttactttttaattatacacctatttatatacttagatATATTCTATGTGagctaaaaaataactttatttttccttaatataAGGCGTTGACGTCAGAGGATTCCGTGTTTTGCTATTTGTTGAGTCAAAAAATACAGGTTAAACCTATGGAATGTTATTCAATTcatcacatttaataaaaagaaattactgTAAACTTCTGTACTAGTGAAAGACACtcattttttgataaaattttggattATGGTAGTCTTAAAAATGGAAAGTGGTTAATCGCTTctacaaaaaacaaatttttacaaaacctTCGCTTCTTTACATGTATTTAAACGTAATAATTTCAGAACATACATATAaggctttatattaatatccatAAATTCAGATGGTTATaaaagtcttataaaaaaaagaaatttcagACTTCCATAACAGTCGTAagcaaatatttgtatatatcaattttacgagtatgtttgtgttttaataagtTACGAGTATAAGTAAGGTAAGAGTAAAGTAACGagtaagtaataaaacatgACAC is part of the Danaus plexippus chromosome 2, MEX_DaPlex, whole genome shotgun sequence genome and harbors:
- the LOC116779691 gene encoding dnaJ homolog subfamily A member 2-like, with product MADNKLYEILGVSRSASDSEIKRNYHKLAKEFHPDKNPAAGDRFKEISYAYEVLSDPKKRQTYDKYGLKGLQEGGQGGGFPGEDLFGHIFGDIFGMGGSGRGRGRARGEDTIHPLKVTLEDMYVGKTTKLQLSKNVICGPCKGEGGKPGSVIPCKECHGQGIKVWYQQIGANMTRQCQTRCPACQGQGETINEKDKCPKCKGKKVLNETKILEVHVEKGMRENQKIFFRGEGDQMPDTQPGDVIIVLQQKPHDVFKRTGDDLLMVREITLTEALCGFEFVVKHLDGRDLLVRHLPGEVIKPGDLKGIQGEGMPQHKNPFEKGNLYIKFDVTFPDNHFANEEQLKKIESILPPRPAFVMPTGDDVEEVNMMEYTASEKSRSREEAYASDDEEHVHAGPGVQCAHQ